The following are encoded in a window of Paenibacillaceae bacterium GAS479 genomic DNA:
- a CDS encoding YtxH-like protein (manually curated), which translates to MLGALAGGIIGSVTALLFAPKAGSELRADIGDRAARAADGASQLGEKIGSTATHAARQTVEGAAALKEKALNTADSLASGIKFWERKADAGLEVVVSSSVSATGEAVESFEELAGSLPDLDISNDEPELSISEDTREEKF; encoded by the coding sequence TTGCTGGGAGCATTAGCGGGGGGCATCATCGGTTCGGTAACGGCGCTGTTGTTTGCTCCGAAGGCAGGCAGTGAGCTGCGTGCAGATATTGGCGATCGTGCTGCCAGAGCGGCTGATGGAGCTAGTCAATTGGGCGAAAAAATCGGCAGCACAGCGACACATGCTGCCAGACAAACGGTTGAAGGTGCAGCTGCGCTGAAGGAAAAAGCGCTTAATACAGCCGACAGTCTAGCTTCCGGAATAAAATTTTGGGAACGCAAAGCGGATGCTGGATTGGAAGTTGTTGTGTCATCCAGCGTCTCTGCGACCGGCGAAGCAGTAGAGTCTTTCGAAGAGCTCGCTGGAAGTTTGCCAGATCTGGATATTAGCAATGATGAGCCAGAGCTTAGCATTAGTGAAGATACTCGGGAAGAAAAATTCTAG
- a CDS encoding pyruvate kinase, with translation MTIRKTKIVCTLGPASESLPVLIQMIEAGMNVARINMAHGELEDHAGRIRIVREAAAAAGAVVPVLMDIKGPEVRIGKLREPYVTLVPGEELILTTEELEGDASRIGVNYPGLPEDVSEGSTILIDDGLIELQVLQSGGTEIRCRILSGGLLKPRKGVNLPGVRTRLPGVTERDVKHIHFGIKEQVDIIAASFVRKAEDIIEIRQILEENGAGHIQIISKIENDEGVENLDAIIEASDGIMVARGDLGVEIPVEDVPALQEQMIHKCNLAGKPVIVATHMLESMQVNPRPTRAEVSDVANAVIQGTDCIMLSGETAAGKYPVESVRRMATIAAKTESLADYRLQFRTRQVLHATTTTEVISQAAVGSSLDLDAKAILTPTESGFTARMVSKYRPKAPIIAITPEPKTIAKLCLLRGVIPVHGERASSTDELLQSAIVDAGKTGLLNEGDYVVISSGVPSGKSGATNLIKIQQV, from the coding sequence GTGACTATTAGAAAAACAAAAATCGTCTGTACGCTGGGACCTGCAAGCGAATCGCTGCCCGTCCTGATTCAAATGATCGAGGCTGGCATGAATGTAGCCCGTATCAATATGGCTCACGGAGAGCTGGAAGATCATGCAGGACGCATTCGCATCGTGCGCGAAGCTGCGGCAGCAGCTGGAGCTGTTGTACCTGTACTGATGGACATCAAGGGACCGGAAGTTCGCATCGGTAAACTTCGTGAGCCTTATGTCACGCTCGTTCCTGGCGAAGAGCTTATTCTGACGACCGAGGAGTTGGAAGGAGACGCTTCCCGTATCGGAGTCAACTATCCTGGCCTGCCTGAGGATGTGTCGGAAGGCAGCACGATTTTGATCGATGACGGTCTTATCGAGCTGCAAGTGCTGCAATCCGGCGGCACGGAAATTCGCTGCCGTATTTTGAGCGGTGGCTTGCTCAAGCCTCGCAAAGGCGTCAATCTGCCAGGCGTGCGCACTCGCCTTCCTGGCGTGACGGAGCGCGACGTCAAACATATTCATTTTGGCATCAAGGAACAGGTTGACATCATCGCAGCTTCCTTCGTTCGTAAAGCAGAGGACATTATCGAGATCCGCCAGATTCTGGAGGAGAACGGTGCTGGACATATCCAAATCATCTCTAAAATCGAGAATGACGAGGGTGTAGAAAACTTGGACGCGATTATCGAAGCGTCTGACGGCATCATGGTCGCAAGGGGCGATCTCGGCGTAGAAATTCCGGTCGAAGATGTACCGGCGCTGCAAGAGCAAATGATTCATAAATGTAATCTGGCTGGCAAGCCGGTTATCGTTGCAACACATATGCTGGAATCGATGCAGGTTAACCCACGTCCAACTCGTGCTGAAGTGAGCGACGTTGCTAATGCTGTTATTCAAGGCACGGACTGCATTATGCTGTCCGGAGAAACGGCTGCAGGCAAGTATCCTGTTGAATCGGTGCGCCGTATGGCCACGATTGCAGCCAAAACGGAATCGCTAGCGGACTATCGCCTGCAATTCCGCACTCGCCAAGTGCTGCATGCAACGACGACTACGGAAGTAATCAGTCAAGCAGCTGTAGGTTCCTCGCTGGATTTGGACGCTAAAGCGATTCTGACGCCGACGGAATCCGGTTTCACGGCGCGCATGGTCTCGAAGTACCGTCCTAAAGCTCCGATTATTGCAATCACGCCAGAGCCTAAGACGATCGCTAAGCTTTGCTTGCTGCGCGGTGTCATTCCGGTGCATGGCGAGAGAGCTAGCTCGACGGACGAGCTGTTGCAATCGGCAATTGTAGACGCTGGCAAAACCGGGCTGCTGAATGAAGGAGATTATGTTGTCATCTCCTCCGGTGTGCCAAGCGGCAAGTCTGGAGCGACCAACCTGATTAAGATTCAGCAGGTTTAA
- a CDS encoding AraC-type DNA-binding protein, whose translation MQWTISRFQGRHPVMHSVAVRPMLQNHPAMLLLMTYGGIQLKLTGKDEPISLRRGELAYLPPGSDPSVIQQEGKVYELYVLGFTVERDEIRQLELPASPQSFKTIRYDWMLERFRTLTEENKERLSNSTIRGWGIVLELLALWSRENSTGAAAPATARHLERMKEFIQDRYREKVTKEDLGRCIGRTPNYAATLFRQGTGQTISGYVHTQRMKTAVYMLTESLLTIEEIADYLGYGEVSYFQRIFRRSFGMPPSHYASRHE comes from the coding sequence ATGCAATGGACAATAAGCCGATTTCAAGGTAGGCATCCAGTCATGCACTCCGTAGCAGTGAGGCCGATGTTGCAAAATCATCCAGCAATGCTCCTGCTCATGACCTACGGCGGCATCCAGTTGAAGCTGACGGGTAAGGACGAGCCCATCTCCCTGCGCCGTGGAGAGCTTGCGTATCTGCCTCCTGGCTCCGATCCCTCGGTCATTCAACAGGAAGGCAAAGTATATGAGCTATATGTACTAGGTTTCACGGTGGAGCGCGATGAAATCAGGCAGTTGGAGCTGCCTGCATCTCCTCAATCCTTTAAAACGATTCGTTACGACTGGATGCTGGAGCGATTCCGGACGTTGACTGAGGAAAACAAGGAGCGGTTGTCCAATTCAACGATTAGAGGCTGGGGCATCGTACTTGAGCTACTGGCACTTTGGAGCCGCGAGAATAGCACTGGAGCCGCTGCACCAGCGACAGCTCGTCATCTGGAGCGCATGAAGGAATTTATCCAGGATCGGTATCGGGAAAAGGTAACCAAAGAGGATCTTGGGCGCTGCATCGGCCGTACTCCCAACTACGCTGCTACACTTTTTCGTCAGGGAACCGGCCAGACGATCAGCGGATATGTACATACGCAGCGGATGAAAACCGCCGTATATATGTTAACCGAATCTCTTCTTACCATAGAAGAAATAGCCGATTATCTCGGCTATGGGGAAGTTTCTTATTTTCAGCGCATTTTCAGGCGCTCATTCGGGATGCCGCCTTCGCATTATGCCAGCCGGCATGAATGA
- a CDS encoding AraC-like ligand binding domain-containing protein: METSTLPDHYFFKVSDNREPAEASELTVLFSGVGSPVIGQRTGPGIHDYVLVHTIISGRGMFNCDGAQHALAAGDTFVIFPGQLFLYEADRIEPWTYKWVAFRGYAALQLMSEVGLTPEHPIITGVNGNSALIFYDRLQGALVGEGSAAVTDMEASGWLRLLLGEFARLQPHHTKPAPHSSAAAKRQVDQAARWLQTHIAEPVSIQELAHSLGYHRTHLSKLFRRFTGLSPMQYLQQLRMKRATDLLAATDLTIEQVASSCGYADPLYFSRHFRSNSGLSPTAYRQKIAAELGS; the protein is encoded by the coding sequence ATGGAAACCTCCACGCTACCGGATCACTATTTTTTTAAAGTCAGCGATAACCGTGAGCCTGCAGAAGCCAGTGAGCTGACCGTGTTGTTCAGCGGAGTAGGAAGCCCGGTAATCGGCCAACGCACTGGACCTGGAATCCATGATTACGTCCTCGTTCATACCATCATAAGCGGACGAGGCATGTTTAACTGCGATGGCGCCCAACATGCTTTAGCGGCTGGAGATACATTCGTCATTTTTCCAGGTCAACTTTTCCTTTATGAGGCGGATCGCATAGAGCCCTGGACATATAAATGGGTCGCGTTTCGCGGTTATGCCGCGCTGCAGCTCATGTCGGAGGTCGGTCTGACCCCCGAGCACCCGATAATAACCGGAGTTAACGGGAATAGCGCACTTATTTTTTACGATCGACTCCAGGGAGCGCTCGTCGGAGAAGGCAGCGCCGCCGTAACAGATATGGAGGCAAGCGGCTGGCTGAGGCTGCTTCTGGGCGAATTCGCACGGCTGCAGCCGCATCATACAAAACCCGCGCCCCATTCCTCTGCGGCGGCGAAGCGGCAGGTGGACCAGGCAGCGCGCTGGCTGCAGACGCATATTGCGGAGCCGGTGTCCATTCAGGAGCTTGCGCACTCTCTCGGCTATCACCGAACGCATCTTTCCAAGCTCTTCCGCCGTTTTACCGGGCTCTCTCCGATGCAATACTTGCAGCAGCTTCGAATGAAAAGAGCGACCGACCTGCTTGCTGCTACTGATTTGACGATCGAGCAGGTCGCCTCCTCTTGCGGTTATGCTGATCCGCTTTATTTCTCCCGGCATTTCCGGAGCAACTCCGGCCTGTCGCCTACGGCCTATCGGCAGAAGATCGCCGCAGAGCTTGGCTCCTAA